The following proteins come from a genomic window of Bacteroidota bacterium:
- the cadA gene encoding cadmium-translocating P-type ATPase has product MEHTEHNHTESTHTHDHHTEHGGSGHDKHAGHNIADFWKRFVICSIVSIPVLALSHMIQQWLGFEFTFVGDKYVLATLSTFVFVYGGYPFLKGLYDEVKDKAIGMMTLIGVAITVAWAYSVAITFGLQGMDFYWEMATLIDIMLIGHYFEMKSVMGASRSLELLVKMMPSTAHHLVNGQIHDMPVSHLKIGDLVLIKPGEKVPVDGIVIEGESYVDESMLTGESKPVKKEKDSKVIGGAVNSNGSLTIEVKSTGKDSYLNKVVKLVEDAQKIKSKTQNFADRAAKVLTFVALGGGVITLVVWLLLDFPFVFALERMVTVMVISCPHALGLAVPLVVAISTSIAAQKGLLIRNRTAFENARLITTIIFDKTGTLTKGSHELQEVKVLNTKYDDKELLRLASGIEQHSEHYIAAGLLRKVKELKIEIPKSEKFNYLPGIGLEGNVEGKEIKVVGPNYLKEQNIKITDTIDNFTGTVVYILINKDVAGYFTFSDQIRESSFEAIQILKEAGIKNLLLTGDNEKVAKKVSDDLKMDGYLANLLPHDKLEKVKELQTKGEYVAMTGDGVNDAPALAQADVGIAVGSGTDVAAETADIILVNSDPKDIANLILFGKATYNKMIQNLWWAAGYNILAIPLAAGVLYKWDIMLSPAIGAVLMSLSTIVVAINAQLLKRKIS; this is encoded by the coding sequence ATGGAACACACAGAGCATAATCATACTGAAAGCACCCACACACATGACCACCATACCGAACACGGTGGCTCTGGACACGACAAACACGCAGGACATAATATTGCCGATTTTTGGAAGCGATTTGTAATCTGTTCGATTGTATCCATTCCTGTGCTTGCATTATCGCACATGATACAACAGTGGTTAGGATTTGAATTCACATTTGTAGGCGACAAATATGTATTAGCAACTCTTTCCACTTTCGTTTTTGTTTATGGTGGTTATCCCTTTCTGAAAGGTTTATATGACGAAGTAAAAGATAAAGCCATCGGTATGATGACACTGATTGGCGTAGCAATTACGGTTGCATGGGCATACAGTGTAGCTATTACTTTCGGTTTGCAGGGTATGGACTTCTATTGGGAAATGGCAACTCTGATAGACATCATGCTCATTGGTCATTATTTTGAAATGAAATCAGTAATGGGTGCTTCCCGTTCATTGGAATTACTTGTAAAAATGATGCCTTCAACTGCACATCATTTGGTCAACGGACAAATACACGATATGCCAGTAAGTCATTTAAAAATTGGTGACCTTGTATTGATAAAGCCAGGTGAAAAAGTTCCTGTTGATGGAATTGTAATAGAGGGCGAAAGTTATGTGGACGAAAGTATGCTCACAGGCGAAAGCAAACCTGTAAAAAAAGAAAAGGACAGTAAAGTAATTGGCGGAGCAGTAAACAGCAATGGTTCACTCACCATAGAAGTTAAAAGCACGGGTAAAGACAGCTATCTAAACAAAGTGGTGAAACTGGTTGAGGATGCACAAAAGATAAAATCCAAAACTCAAAACTTTGCCGACCGTGCCGCAAAGGTTTTGACATTTGTTGCTTTAGGTGGTGGTGTAATAACGTTAGTTGTTTGGCTACTATTAGATTTTCCATTTGTGTTTGCTTTGGAGAGAATGGTAACAGTAATGGTTATTTCCTGTCCTCATGCGTTAGGTTTGGCTGTGCCTTTAGTTGTGGCTATTTCAACTTCAATCGCTGCACAAAAAGGTTTACTCATTCGCAACAGAACAGCTTTTGAAAATGCTCGATTGATTACAACTATCATTTTTGACAAAACCGGAACACTAACCAAAGGTTCTCATGAATTGCAAGAAGTAAAAGTGTTGAATACAAAATATGATGACAAAGAATTACTCCGTCTGGCATCAGGCATAGAACAACATTCTGAACATTATATCGCTGCGGGTTTATTGCGAAAAGTAAAGGAATTGAAAATTGAAATTCCAAAATCAGAAAAGTTCAATTACCTGCCCGGTATAGGATTGGAAGGAAATGTGGAGGGAAAAGAAATAAAGGTAGTAGGTCCGAATTATTTGAAAGAACAAAACATCAAAATAACAGACACAATCGATAATTTCACAGGCACGGTTGTTTACATTTTGATAAACAAAGACGTTGCTGGATATTTTACCTTCTCTGACCAAATAAGAGAAAGCTCTTTTGAAGCCATTCAAATTCTTAAAGAAGCAGGAATTAAAAACTTACTGCTCACAGGCGACAATGAAAAAGTGGCAAAGAAGGTGAGCGATGATTTGAAAATGGACGGCTATTTAGCCAATCTATTACCGCATGACAAATTAGAAAAAGTAAAAGAATTACAAACCAAAGGCGAATATGTTGCCATGACAGGCGATGGCGTGAATGATGCGCCTGCATTGGCACAAGCAGATGTGGGAATTGCAGTTGGTTCAGGCACTGATGTAGCAGCCGAAACAGCAGATATAATTTTGGTAAACTCAGACCCGAAAGATATCGCCAACCTGATATTATTTGGTAAAGCTACCTACAACAAAATGATACAAAACTTATGGTGGGCTGCGGGCTATAACATTCTTGCTATTCCATTGGCAGCAGGTGTATTATACAAATGGGATATTATGCTCAGTCCGGCTATTGGTGCAGTGCTGATGAGTTTAAGCACAATTGTGGTTGCGATAAATGCACAACTTTTAAAAAGAAAAATTTCATAA